The following is a genomic window from Vitis vinifera cultivar Pinot Noir 40024 chromosome 6, ASM3070453v1.
TGATGTTAGTACATATGATATgttaaatattaatgaaatataataaaaatatgttataattacaatataaatacacttacattacaatacattacaataaaacttaattaggaaaattttaaacttttttttataaaagtgttagttttgtatgatcataccatatttcatAACATACCTATATTATGAATCACTAACGaaaccaaataaaatactattttaaattCATGAGACTTGtgagttttatatatatatacaaaaattattaaataatttcaatgtgTTGGGTGAATGATGTTAATATACTGATAATgatgtgttaataccaatagaatatgaataaatatttttaaaattattacttttgtaatgaaatataaGTACGATATAAATGTATTATACTTACAACATAAATACACTAATGgtataatatattataacataatttaatttatttttgtttaattttttcatgtgaTATATTACCCAATGAATAGTTACGTGTTATTCCATTGAACAAATGTATATTATTCGATTGAATATTTGTATATTAGACTAATAAAGCTGTAAGgattaaaataacaaatttaaacaacatcaaaatattttttagaagtatttttgttttaaatagtaaatttaaataataaattatactatctttatatataataattataaggattaatcttttgatttaaaatttgaatgtcaataattacaataaatgtgaGACTCACCCCCTAACAAAAAATGAAGtgttttaaatgctttgaattttacAAGTTTTTAATTggcattttttatgtttaagcCTATCCCTAACAGTTATAAAAAAACATCTTAAACATCTGGCTTCTTATTTGTATCAAGAAGGGTTTATGGGCGTTAGGAAGGCTAGAAAAAGTCCCACACGTACGGTTCTTCATTCATTTCCAACATTGAGTTTTTCATGAGTCATGCTTACCAACCAAAAAGCAAGTTTCCACCTAATTAGAGTGAGAAGTGAAGACTGGCGGGCAAGGCGTGGCGGCCTCTGCATCAGCAAATTTTCAAGGAGCAGATGGGCAAAATCAGTATATATGCACCCAGGGTACAACCCAGGAAAACACTTATATCAACTCCCATGGGCAAACACATTGGTGTCTTGGCCTTCCCCTTCGCTTCCCACCCTCTAACGCTTCTGGGGCTGGTCCGCAGGCTTGCGTCTGCAGCACCCGACGCCAAGTTCTCATTCTTCAGCACTGCAAACTCCAACAGCTTCCTCTTCTCCGCTCGAAGCCCCGGTGGTGTTCTTGGTAATCTGAAACCCTATGATGTTCCGGATGGGGTGCCGGTGGGTCATGTGCTGTCTGGGAACCCTGCAGAGGGTGATGGGCTTTTCTTGAAGGAAGCACCTGCGAATTTTAAGCGGGCCATGGAAGTGGCGGTAGCGGAGACTGGGAGGAAGATTAGCTGCCTGGTGACTGATGCCTTGTTGTGGTTTGCAGCTGATATGGCTGAGGAAATGGGGGTTCCTTGGGTCCCATTTTGGAGCGCTGGCCTCTCTGCGCTCTCTGCCCACTTACACACTGATGCCATCAGGCAAATGATGGGTGTTAGAGGTGAGCGAAACCttagtttttttgttaaagtttTTTATGAAACTTTTATGCTAGTTTTGCAGACTGATACCATCTCTGCTGTTAAAGATTTATTTATGTTCTGGAGTAATATTTTACGCGATTGCAGGTCATGAAGACCAGACCCTTAGCTTCATTCCAGGACTGTCCGCAATGACCTTCCAAGACTTACCTGGAGAAATAGCTTCCGGGAACTTGGATTCTACCCCCTCACTCATGCTACACAAAATGGGGCTCACACTGCCACGCGCAACTGCTATTGTTGCCAACTCCTTTGAAGAGCTAGACCCCGTAGTAGCAACACATCTCAAGTCCAAGCTGCCAAAGCTTCTATGCGTGGCTCCTTCCGCTCTAACGTCCTCACCGGATGAGTTGAATTCTGATGTGAATGGCTGCCTATCTTGGTTGGACAAGCAGAAAGCGAAGTCAGTGGCATATATCAGCTTTGGAAGCATGTTGGCACCCTCACCCGACGAGCATGTAGCATTGGCAGAAACGCTGCAAGCAACTGGGGTGGCATTTCTTTGGTCTATTAAGGACAACTTGAAGAAATATTTGCCGGAAGGATTTCTAGAGAGGACGAGCGGGAATGGAAAAGTAGTTCCATGGGCTCCCCAGATCCGAGTCTTAGCACACCCTTCAGTTGGAGTGCACATCACACATGGCGGTTGGAACTCAGTGATGGAGAGCATTGCAGGCGAGGTGCCCATAATCTGCAAGCCATTTTGGGCTGATAATACTCTCAACTCGCGGGCAATAGAGGATGTGTGGGGGATCGGTGTTGGAGTTCCAGGAGGGGTCCTCACAAAAAATGGATTAAAGGCAGCCCTAGAACAAGTTTTGGGGCAGCAAGGGAGGATGACAGAAAAAATTGGTGTCCTCAAAAAGCTTTGGACAAGGGCCACTGAGCCAAATGGGAGCTCAACTCAGAATTTCCGTACTTTGTCGAAGATAGTGACGAATGAATAGGCATAGTAGTTCAATTTAATGCCTCTATGTTCTTACATATGCATGCCGATAATGAAAATGTAAGGGGCTTCTTTTAACTTTtgcaacaattttaaaaaataattattaaaaaatgataattggaaaaatattgatagatgtATAACAGTTTTGCCATGTGAAAGAAGTCTTGTGAAAAGACACAtttcacaattttcaaaattgtgatacatatttaaaagaattaaatttatactaaacgTATctcttgaaaaaatattttccacaattccataaaatccaatatgtattaaaagtgtctcttgaagagatattttccataatttgacaaatttgaatgtcttatgaatttgattttaaagctaaagatgtcttttgaagagacaccttctataattccaaaaaaaaattaatttatacaaaagtgTCGCTTGAAGAgactttccacaattccacaaattctaatatatattgaaagtgtctcttcaagagacaccttctataattccaaaaaattggatttattcTGAAAAGACAATTTCCACAATTTCCATACACAATGGAAAATGGAATTATACTCAAACACATTtcataatttccaaaaaatttggGTTTACATTAAAagtgtctcttaaagagactttccacaattttcatccACAgtggaaaatttcaaattttgaagagaCACACCTTtcacaattctcaaaaaatgaaattatactAAGGGTGTTTCATGAAGCGACACcttctataattttaaaaaaattgggtttatattaaaagtgtctctttccacaatttccaaaaaatggaattatactaaaggtgtctcttgaagagacaccttccataatttaaaaaaaattgggtttatattGAAAGTGTTTATATCTTAATTAGTATTACCTTCTATACAATCAAATGTTTAAAGTTTATCACATGTATACAttataatcaatattttgacattcaatccaaaaccaattaaaacaagtaaaccaAATGTCAATTAAGTCAGCACTTTTCCAAAATAGTAACAATACTATTGTGTAAAATAAGTCCACAATAGATAGAATACTATAGAACTTACGTTAACAAAAAATTAGTTAATCCAAAATATAACAAGTATAAATATACATGTTGAGTATTTGTCCAAAATAATGATATGCAAAATACTAACAGTTTCCAAAATACAAATCATATGTAGTAACATCCTCAATGTGTACCGCACAAAGGAGCCTTCCTCTTCTGTTGTGGATGTCCATGATATGCATGCTCCACTATTGGCACTATGGGGCTAACATGTACCCCTCCATGAGCTCGACGACCACATCTCCTACCACGTCCTCCACCACGATCATTCTTTTGTCCTTACTAATCATCATTTTCTATATGAACTAACTCCTGATCAACCAATGTAGCCTCTATTGATTGTGGTAATGATGCAACAAGTGGTACTATAGGTGGAGTGGATGACACCTCCATAGGTGTAATAGGAGTCTCCTCAACAGGTAATGGGCTAATGTCAGTCGATGGTGTATCTCTAAGAATAGATGTATGCCTAGTCCCTCTTGTCTGAGCCCCTCCCCCTCTAGTCTATACACTTCTTGATCGAGTAATGGATGATATCGGTTGCTAATAAGGTGGTGGACTACCTCTCATATGAGTCCCTCCCCCTTTAGTCCATGCAACTCTTGATCGAGTAATGGATGATATCAACAGCTAATGAGGTGATGGACTAATGTCAATTGATGGTCACACTCGAGCAACAACTGGTGTATGactgaatcaaattaaatttattttaattcatcaaattcaatttaatgtattaatttaatacaagataaactatttaattttaacaaataaaaagaaagtatatccatttttatatatgataaatgatttgaatattaattaaatatttaaaattaattaaatttaaatatcaaaatatgtGGGGCAGTGTCGGTGACCGTCATGCTCAGGCTTCTACTTTTGGCaaaccctttttcttttgtctttccCATACAGATAAAGAaatagttcaaaaaaaaaaaaaaaaggtgggaaGGGGGAAAAGGAGGGAGTAGAAGAAGGTGGTGTCACTCAGGTTGATTGGACGGTGCAACTTTGCAAGGCAACATAGGGCAGAGGGTTTGGGGCACGCCCTCCTACGGAGAGAGGGTGGTGGGGGTCCCATAAAATTGTCCCCTCAGGGATTGCATGCCCTCGAGCACCTTCCTTTATGACTGCTCCTGCAGGGGACGGGACTTGTCAACTTCAGCTCTACGTTTCAACTTTCTATGCATGTCTTCCTTTTGGTTACTTGCATTGTTTTCAATTAAGCTCCCATACCTTAGCTTTATGCATGAAACATGATTACCCTATCTGCTCTGATTCCATTTTTGGATTTACccttcaaaaaattaaattaaattactatctatcttattacccagtatctatcttattacccaGTTTTGCTTGCTCTACAAGAATCTTTCCAAGGCAACCGTCCATTTCTTTTGTCCATATCACATGCTTAGACTGCACTTTTGTGCTCAAACTCTGAATCTGAGAAGTCTCAGTAGCCTCTATAATGTCATTGTCAGGACTTGAGCATAGGAAGACATCATTGTTTCTGGAACAATTTTCAAACACAGCcagagttttgggtcaaaatgacccatttttaaaaaaaattatatcatctatccatttttttaaacatacaTTCAAATTGGCCTTGCCACCTACGCGAcacttcattaaaaaatatttttttttgtcattataGTGAAAGCCGCAGTTGACAAATACGACTTTATTTTTGTACTAAAACCGCAGTTGACAAACGCGGCTTCATATTTGTACTAAAGTCGCAGTTGCCAAACgcgacttcattttttaactaaaatcgCGGTTGACAAATGaggctttagttaatttttatttaaatttaaaatttaattaaaaattattaacttacaatttatg
Proteins encoded in this region:
- the LOC100254753 gene encoding flavonol 3-O-glucosyltransferase F3GT2, producing the protein MGKISIYAPRVQPRKTLISTPMGKHIGVLAFPFASHPLTLLGLVRRLASAAPDAKFSFFSTANSNSFLFSARSPGGVLGNLKPYDVPDGVPVGHVLSGNPAEGDGLFLKEAPANFKRAMEVAVAETGRKISCLVTDALLWFAADMAEEMGVPWVPFWSAGLSALSAHLHTDAIRQMMGVRGHEDQTLSFIPGLSAMTFQDLPGEIASGNLDSTPSLMLHKMGLTLPRATAIVANSFEELDPVVATHLKSKLPKLLCVAPSALTSSPDELNSDVNGCLSWLDKQKAKSVAYISFGSMLAPSPDEHVALAETLQATGVAFLWSIKDNLKKYLPEGFLERTSGNGKVVPWAPQIRVLAHPSVGVHITHGGWNSVMESIAGEVPIICKPFWADNTLNSRAIEDVWGIGVGVPGGVLTKNGLKAALEQVLGQQGRMTEKIGVLKKLWTRATEPNGSSTQNFRTLSKIVTNE